Within the Streptomyces sp. NBC_00554 genome, the region GGAGAGCCAGTGATCGAGGCCGTGGCACCAACCTCATGAGACAGCACAACTAAGATTCGGTGCCGGTCTGGACCGGGTTGCCGCCCCAGTCGTGAGTGTGCGGGCTTGGTGTTCGCCGCGGGTCCGGGCACGCAGGGAGGCGGTGGTGTGAGCTTCGGCTGCACCAATGTGGTCACCGAGGGCGGCGAGGGTCTGGGCACGCTGGTAGTACGGGGCTCCGAGGCCGCCCGCCAGCCCAACCGGCAAGCACACGCCGCAGGTCGCAAACCGCTCACCGGCATGTGGACCGGAAACACCCTTGAACACCCCCGCAGCGCACCCGGACCTACCCTCGAGCGGTGAAGCGGGCTCCCCACAGGTCACGGAGCAGAGCGATCTCGGCCATGTGGTGGATGAATTCGAGGTTGGTCCCCGACAGCACCTCGACGTACCGGTCGTCGGGATCGGAACCGTACGGATACTGCGAGAAACCGACCCTGTCCAACTCCTCGTCAGTGACAGCCGCGACACTGCCACGCCAGCAGTCGACAACCGCCCAGAACCGCTCCAGCGCCAAAGCCGCGAAGGGAGTGAAGTCGACCAACAGTTTCGGATCCTCGCGCCGTTCACCGAAGGTCCACTCCCACCCACCCGCAAAGCAGGAATGCAGGTGCCCCAGCCGCCACGCAATGGTCGTGACCGGCGCCGCGTCGGGCTCCGGAACACCAGTGTGGGACAGGACCTGCTCAACCCGCCCGACACTCACGCCCCAGTCATCGGCAATCTTCGCCACGGTCATGCCACCGGCAGCCTGCCGGGCAACCTCGGCATACTCGTTCGCCGGGATGTCCGCGGCGCCCAAGTCGAGGACCCACTCCCCCGGCCCGAACGCCCTCGGCGTCACCGCCACACCCCGCCGCCGGATCGACCAGCAACCGGGCACCGGCTCCCACAGGTACTCCTCATCGCTGAGCCCCGCCAGCCGCACCTGCGCCATCTCCCTGGCACGGTCGAACTGGTCGAGCAGTAAGCCCAAGCGGTCGGTCCGCGCGCCCTCTGTCCCCATGCCGGGTTCCCTTCGCAGTCGCGTCTCGTACCTCACTGCGCTCAGGGGGGAAGTTAACGGCTCGCCTCACGGGGCGCGACCGATTTCCTCGCCCACGAAACGGTGCCGTATCACCCGCATCACCGCACTCGTCCAGGCCGCCCTCACCCTCCGCGTAACCTGCTCAACGCGAATCCCGGAGGTTGATGTCGGCGGCCAACCCAACCCCCAGCGGAACAGCAGATCCGCATCGGCAGACCGACGTTGGTTGATTCAGCACGTGGCCGGCGGGCCGACCACCGGCAACCACAACGGCAATTGCCCCATGGCGGCCAAATGCCTCGACGCCAACTCCCCGCGTGGGCTCGCCGCAGGCGCCCACCTCCGCCTCCACCAGCGTCCGGGAACGCCATGACCCCGCCCCGCGTTGCCACGAGCATGACGACGAATACGCCGAGGCCCGAGGTGCTGCGATACACCGCCTTCTCCAGCGACCCCGACGGCGGAAACCCCGCCGGTGTCGTTCTGGACGCCACCGCACTGGACGACAGCGACATGTTGGCCATCGCCGCCGACCTCGGATACTCGGAGTCCGCGTTCCTGACTGCGCCCCCGGAGGGCCTCAGCGGCCAAGAGGGGCGGGCGTACAGCATCCGTTACTTCAGCCCCAAGGCCGAGGTGCCGTTCTGCGGGCACGCCACCGTCGCGACCGCCGTCGCGCTCGCCGAGCGGATCGGTCCCGGGCAGTTGGTGTTCGCGACGCGTGCCGGCACCGTGCCGGTGGAGGTGACCGAGGTGCGCGGGACACTCCGGGCCACGCTCACCAGTGTCGAGCCGCACATCGAGGAGATCGCCGACGCCGACCTCGCGGAGGCGCTCGCCGCGCTCGACTGGCCGGCCGCCGATCTCGACCCGGCCTTCCCACCCCGTATCGCCTTCGCCGGCGCCCGCCATCTCGTTCTCGCGGCGGCGACGCGCGCCCGCCTCGCAGATCTCGCGTACGACTTCGCGCGCCTCGAAGCCCTGATGCACCAACTGGACCTGACCACGGTCCAGTTGGTGTGGCGGGAGTCGGCCACCGTCTTCCACGTCCGTGACCCGTT harbors:
- a CDS encoding DinB family protein, whose amino-acid sequence is MGTEGARTDRLGLLLDQFDRAREMAQVRLAGLSDEEYLWEPVPGCWSIRRRGVAVTPRAFGPGEWVLDLGAADIPANEYAEVARQAAGGMTVAKIADDWGVSVGRVEQVLSHTGVPEPDAAPVTTIAWRLGHLHSCFAGGWEWTFGERREDPKLLVDFTPFAALALERFWAVVDCWRGSVAAVTDEELDRVGFSQYPYGSDPDDRYVEVLSGTNLEFIHHMAEIALLRDLWGARFTARG
- a CDS encoding PhzF family phenazine biosynthesis protein: MTTNTPRPEVLRYTAFSSDPDGGNPAGVVLDATALDDSDMLAIAADLGYSESAFLTAPPEGLSGQEGRAYSIRYFSPKAEVPFCGHATVATAVALAERIGPGQLVFATRAGTVPVEVTEVRGTLRATLTSVEPHIEEIADADLAEALAALDWPAADLDPAFPPRIAFAGARHLVLAAATRARLADLAYDFARLEALMHQLDLTTVQLVWRESATVFHVRDPFPVGGVVEDPATGAAAAAFGAYARDLDLVPEDTVLTLHQGADLGRPGELTVTLRAGDPRVRVSGVGARIS